In a single window of the Lates calcarifer isolate ASB-BC8 linkage group LG1, TLL_Latcal_v3, whole genome shotgun sequence genome:
- the LOC108872813 gene encoding aryl hydrocarbon receptor isoform X2, which translates to MLGNPGTYANKKRKKPVLKQKKPSEGNEVVKSNPSKRHRDRLNGELDRLTDLLPFSEDVRSRLDKLSVLRLSVGYLRVKSYFKATMKNSSSSLTLPGLNGQNGNNMDTTSFSEGDLLLQALNGFVMVVTSEGLVFYSSPTIKDYLGFHQSDVVHQSVFDLIHTDDRAMFRQQLHFGLNPPPIGVDEDVSQSCGNAVMYSPEQLPPENSSFLERSFVCRFRCLLDNSSGFLALKFQGRLKYLHGQSVLRDNRTCNKSQMALFAIAMPMQPPSIVEIRAKLLLFQSKHKLDFTPMGIDSRGKIILGYSETELCMKGSGYQFIHAADMMYCADNHIRMIKTGESGLTVFRLLSKSGGWVWVKANAKLIFKGGRPDFIIAYQKALANAEGEEYLRQRRLQLPFSFTTGEAVLYNTGHTVDITQFQFNKKFSNSNVNKDVIPGSLLDCFLRQDETVYTQTVDVPLPVDQMFMDSRALVSVGNDPWQEIGPTATTGDPVVVKDEAKESVMAVIDNLEKMAQNGDYSTALQKLELNDTELMEWENALKRLSQGEDQQNNVRSELDSILTNDIFEYIDSVLFKEKGEDCLNASPPSCLTVNNNHQDPFTQAARFSATQLCEPQLFPTPSPDNNNYSPINGLYAHQQDIGQTAQMFNGTQKLSHQGPLIAQDDTKVPPLQQLQLKDIFSPSIELPDLTVPNASADDTVAPFQSCGQVSISHMGCPQGISGQTQSSQLLPCPQNNLQSPAMAGNGQLPHSPVKQPNSVAPGVMDILPPLIPCNDFATACAQGSTPFEMHNHQVQQRPQSQQQKLPHAGTMQNGHEPVPACHSQTFPHTGLWPRSVTGLNHTQQGGLACGQAATRSSCMFDQHFSSSPAGGNVLALSGSSGLREADQSPPRGSCYFQCSHSESMVGTSAINQENISIMSPTEHALNIQHYLENQTQDERLSAELSGIFATPVHDIALYLTE; encoded by the exons AAAGAAACCTTCTGAAGGCAATGAAGTTGTTAAATCAAACCCTTCAAAGCGACATAGAGATCGGCTGAATGGGGAGCTGGACCGCCTGACGGACCTCCTGCCCTTTTCCGAGGATGTTCGCTCTCGTCTGGACAAACTGTCAGTCCTTCGCCTCAGTGTGGGATACCTGAGGGTCAAGAGCTACTTCAAAG CGACCATGAAGAACAGTAGCAGCAGTCTGACACTTCCTGGGCTGAATGGGCAGAATGGGAACAACATGGACACCACAAGCTTCTCTGAAGGGGACCTGCTGCTCCAG GCGTTGAATGGGTTTGTGATGGTGGTCACGTCAGAGGGGTTGGTGTTTTATTCCTCTCCCACAATCAAGGACTACCTGGGCTTCCATCAG TCGGATGTGGTTCATCAGAGTGTGTTTGATCTCATCCATACTGATGACCGGGCCATGttcagacagcagcttcactttGGACTAAACCCCCCACCTATTGGCGTGGATGAAGATG TCTCGCAGAGTTGTGGTAATGCAGTGATGTACAGTCCTGAGCAGCTTCCCCCAGAGAACTCGTCCTTCCTGGAGAGGAGCTTTGTGTGTCGCTTCCGCTGCCTCCTGGACAATTCCTCTGGCTTTCTG GCTCTGAAATTCCAGGGGCGACTGAAGTACCTCCATGGCCAGAGTGTTTTGAGGGACAACAGGACATGTAATAAATCTCAGATGGCTCTCTTCGCCATCGCTATGCCCATGCAACCTCCATCTATTGTAGAGATCAGAGCAAAATTGCTCCTCTTTCAAAGCAAGCACAAGCTGGACTTCACACCCATGGGCATTGATAGCAG GGGGAAGATTATTCTGGGCTACTCGGAGACTGAACTGTGCATGAAAGGCTCCGGCTACCAATTCATCCATGCAGCTGATATGATGTACTGCGCTGACAATCACATCCGCA tgaTTAAAACAGGAGAGAGTGGACTGACTGTTTTCAGGCTCCTGAGTAAGTCTGGTGGCTGGGTGTGGGTGAAGGCCAACGCCAAGCTGATCTTCAAAGGAGGAAGACCTGACTTTATCATTGCATACCAGAAAGCATTAGC CAACGCTGAAGGTGAGGAGTATTTGCGTCAGAGGAGGCTGCAGCTTCCCTTCAGCTTCACCACAGGAGAGGCTGTCCTCTATAACACTGGCCACACAGTGGACATCACACAGTTTCAGTTCAATAAAAAGTTTAGCAACAGTAACGTGAACAAGGATGTGATCCCCGGCTCATTGCTGGACTGCTTCCTGCGACAGGATGAAACGGTCTACACCCAGACAGTGGACGTCCCCTTACCTGTGGATCAGATGTTCATGGACAGCCGGGCCCTGGTCAGTGTTGGCAATGACCCATGGCAGGAAATTGGGCCCACAGCCACCACAGGTGACCCTGTTGTAGTGAAAGACGAGGCCAAGGAGTCGGTGATGGCTGTGATTGACAACTTGGAAAAAATGGCTCAAAATGGTGACTATAGTACAGCATTGCAGAAACTGGAGCTAAATGATACAGAGCTGATGGAATGGGAAAATGCTCTCAAAAGATTAAGTCAGGGTGAGGATCAGCAGAACAATGTCAGGTCTGAGCTGGACAGCATCCTCACAAATGACATATTTGAATACATAGACTCAGTTTTGTTCAAAGAGAAGGGGGAGGATTGTCTAAACGCCAGCCCCCCCAGCTGCCTCACAGTCAACAATAATCATCAGGACCCTTTTACTCAGGCTGCCCGGTTCTCAGCCACTCAACTCTGTGAGCCACAGTTGTTTCCAACACCAAGTccagataataataattactctCCAATAAATGGACTCTATGCTCACCAGCAGGATATAGGGCAAACTGCTCAGATGTTCAACGGCACCCAGAAACTCTCCCACCAAGGTCCCCTAATTGCTCAGGATGATACCAAGGTGCCCCCTCTTCAACAGCTGCAGCTCAAGGACATTTTCAGCCCATCAATAGAGCTCCCAGACCTCACTGTCCCTAATGCCTCAGCTGATGATACCGTAGCCCCCTTTCAGTCCTGTGGGCAGGTGTCCATCAGCCACATGGGCTGCCCTCAGGGGATTTCTGGACAGACACAGTCCAGCCAACTCCTGCCATGTCCTCAAAACAATTTGCAGTCTCCTGCAATGGCGGGAAATGGACAGCTGCCGCATAGTCCTGTTAAACAACCAAACAGTGTAGCACCCGGCGTAATGGACATTCTGCCACCCTTGATTCCTTGCAATGACTTTGCCACAGCTTGTGCGCAGGGAAGCACCCCTTTTGAAATGCACAACCATCAGGTTCAGCAGCGGCCGCAGAGCCAGCAGCAGAAACTGCCTCATGCTGGCACCATGCAGAACGGACATGAGCCGGTGCCAGCGTGTCACAGCCAAACATTCCCACATACTGGCCTTTGGCCAAGGAGTGTCACCGGACTGAACCATACGCAGCAGGGGGGGCTGGCTTGTGGCCAGGCAGCTACTCGTAGCAGCTGCATGTTCGACCAGCACTTTTCTTCCAGTCCAGCAGGGGGCAATGTTCTAGCTCTCTCTGGGTCTTCAGGTCTGAGGGAGGCAGATCAGAGTCCTCCTCGAGGTTCCTGCTATTTCCAGTGTAGCCACAGTGAGTCTATGGTGGGCACATCAGCCATAAACCAGGAGAACATCAGCATCATGTCCCCCACAGAACATGCACTCAACATTCAGCACTACCTGGAAAACCAGACACAG GATGAAAGACTCTCAGCTGAGCTCAGTGGAATTTTTGCTACTCCTGTTCATGATATAGCCTTGTACCTGACAGAGTAG
- the LOC108872813 gene encoding aryl hydrocarbon receptor isoform X1, translated as MLGNPGTYANKKRKKPVLKQKKPSEGNEVVKSNPSKRHRDRLNGELDRLTDLLPFSEDVRSRLDKLSVLRLSVGYLRVKSYFKATMKNSSSSLTLPGLNGQNGNNMDTTSFSEGDLLLQALNGFVMVVTSEGLVFYSSPTIKDYLGFHQSDVVHQSVFDLIHTDDRAMFRQQLHFGLNPPPIGVDEDVSQSCGNAVMYSPEQLPPENSSFLERSFVCRFRCLLDNSSGFLALKFQGRLKYLHGQSVLRDNRTCNKSQMALFAIAMPMQPPSIVEIRAKLLLFQSKHKLDFTPMGIDSRGKIILGYSETELCMKGSGYQFIHAADMMYCADNHIRMIKTGESGLTVFRLLSKSGGWVWVKANAKLIFKGGRPDFIIAYQKALANAEGEEYLRQRRLQLPFSFTTGEAVLYNTGHTVDITQFQFNKKFSNSNVNKDVIPGSLLDCFLRQDETVYTQTVDVPLPVDQMFMDSRALVSVGNDPWQEIGPTATTGDPVVVKDEAKESVMAVIDNLEKMAQNGDYSTALQKLELNDTELMEWENALKRLSQGEDQQNNVRSELDSILTNDIFEYIDSVLFKEKGEDCLNASPPSCLTVNNNHQDPFTQAARFSATQLCEPQLFPTPSPDNNNYSPINGLYAHQQDIGQTAQMFNGTQKLSHQGPLIAQDDTKVPPLQQLQLKDIFSPSIELPDLTVPNASADDTVAPFQSCGQVSISHMGCPQGISGQTQSSQLLPCPQNNLQSPAMAGNGQLPHSPVKQPNSVAPGVMDILPPLIPCNDFATACAQGSTPFEMHNHQVQQRPQSQQQKLPHAGTMQNGHEPVPACHSQTFPHTGLWPRSVTGLNHTQQGGLACGQAATRSSCMFDQHFSSSPAGGNVLALSGSSGLREADQSPPRGSCYFQCSHSESMVGTSAINQENISIMSPTEHALNIQHYLENQTQQDERLSAELSGIFATPVHDIALYLTE; from the exons AAAGAAACCTTCTGAAGGCAATGAAGTTGTTAAATCAAACCCTTCAAAGCGACATAGAGATCGGCTGAATGGGGAGCTGGACCGCCTGACGGACCTCCTGCCCTTTTCCGAGGATGTTCGCTCTCGTCTGGACAAACTGTCAGTCCTTCGCCTCAGTGTGGGATACCTGAGGGTCAAGAGCTACTTCAAAG CGACCATGAAGAACAGTAGCAGCAGTCTGACACTTCCTGGGCTGAATGGGCAGAATGGGAACAACATGGACACCACAAGCTTCTCTGAAGGGGACCTGCTGCTCCAG GCGTTGAATGGGTTTGTGATGGTGGTCACGTCAGAGGGGTTGGTGTTTTATTCCTCTCCCACAATCAAGGACTACCTGGGCTTCCATCAG TCGGATGTGGTTCATCAGAGTGTGTTTGATCTCATCCATACTGATGACCGGGCCATGttcagacagcagcttcactttGGACTAAACCCCCCACCTATTGGCGTGGATGAAGATG TCTCGCAGAGTTGTGGTAATGCAGTGATGTACAGTCCTGAGCAGCTTCCCCCAGAGAACTCGTCCTTCCTGGAGAGGAGCTTTGTGTGTCGCTTCCGCTGCCTCCTGGACAATTCCTCTGGCTTTCTG GCTCTGAAATTCCAGGGGCGACTGAAGTACCTCCATGGCCAGAGTGTTTTGAGGGACAACAGGACATGTAATAAATCTCAGATGGCTCTCTTCGCCATCGCTATGCCCATGCAACCTCCATCTATTGTAGAGATCAGAGCAAAATTGCTCCTCTTTCAAAGCAAGCACAAGCTGGACTTCACACCCATGGGCATTGATAGCAG GGGGAAGATTATTCTGGGCTACTCGGAGACTGAACTGTGCATGAAAGGCTCCGGCTACCAATTCATCCATGCAGCTGATATGATGTACTGCGCTGACAATCACATCCGCA tgaTTAAAACAGGAGAGAGTGGACTGACTGTTTTCAGGCTCCTGAGTAAGTCTGGTGGCTGGGTGTGGGTGAAGGCCAACGCCAAGCTGATCTTCAAAGGAGGAAGACCTGACTTTATCATTGCATACCAGAAAGCATTAGC CAACGCTGAAGGTGAGGAGTATTTGCGTCAGAGGAGGCTGCAGCTTCCCTTCAGCTTCACCACAGGAGAGGCTGTCCTCTATAACACTGGCCACACAGTGGACATCACACAGTTTCAGTTCAATAAAAAGTTTAGCAACAGTAACGTGAACAAGGATGTGATCCCCGGCTCATTGCTGGACTGCTTCCTGCGACAGGATGAAACGGTCTACACCCAGACAGTGGACGTCCCCTTACCTGTGGATCAGATGTTCATGGACAGCCGGGCCCTGGTCAGTGTTGGCAATGACCCATGGCAGGAAATTGGGCCCACAGCCACCACAGGTGACCCTGTTGTAGTGAAAGACGAGGCCAAGGAGTCGGTGATGGCTGTGATTGACAACTTGGAAAAAATGGCTCAAAATGGTGACTATAGTACAGCATTGCAGAAACTGGAGCTAAATGATACAGAGCTGATGGAATGGGAAAATGCTCTCAAAAGATTAAGTCAGGGTGAGGATCAGCAGAACAATGTCAGGTCTGAGCTGGACAGCATCCTCACAAATGACATATTTGAATACATAGACTCAGTTTTGTTCAAAGAGAAGGGGGAGGATTGTCTAAACGCCAGCCCCCCCAGCTGCCTCACAGTCAACAATAATCATCAGGACCCTTTTACTCAGGCTGCCCGGTTCTCAGCCACTCAACTCTGTGAGCCACAGTTGTTTCCAACACCAAGTccagataataataattactctCCAATAAATGGACTCTATGCTCACCAGCAGGATATAGGGCAAACTGCTCAGATGTTCAACGGCACCCAGAAACTCTCCCACCAAGGTCCCCTAATTGCTCAGGATGATACCAAGGTGCCCCCTCTTCAACAGCTGCAGCTCAAGGACATTTTCAGCCCATCAATAGAGCTCCCAGACCTCACTGTCCCTAATGCCTCAGCTGATGATACCGTAGCCCCCTTTCAGTCCTGTGGGCAGGTGTCCATCAGCCACATGGGCTGCCCTCAGGGGATTTCTGGACAGACACAGTCCAGCCAACTCCTGCCATGTCCTCAAAACAATTTGCAGTCTCCTGCAATGGCGGGAAATGGACAGCTGCCGCATAGTCCTGTTAAACAACCAAACAGTGTAGCACCCGGCGTAATGGACATTCTGCCACCCTTGATTCCTTGCAATGACTTTGCCACAGCTTGTGCGCAGGGAAGCACCCCTTTTGAAATGCACAACCATCAGGTTCAGCAGCGGCCGCAGAGCCAGCAGCAGAAACTGCCTCATGCTGGCACCATGCAGAACGGACATGAGCCGGTGCCAGCGTGTCACAGCCAAACATTCCCACATACTGGCCTTTGGCCAAGGAGTGTCACCGGACTGAACCATACGCAGCAGGGGGGGCTGGCTTGTGGCCAGGCAGCTACTCGTAGCAGCTGCATGTTCGACCAGCACTTTTCTTCCAGTCCAGCAGGGGGCAATGTTCTAGCTCTCTCTGGGTCTTCAGGTCTGAGGGAGGCAGATCAGAGTCCTCCTCGAGGTTCCTGCTATTTCCAGTGTAGCCACAGTGAGTCTATGGTGGGCACATCAGCCATAAACCAGGAGAACATCAGCATCATGTCCCCCACAGAACATGCACTCAACATTCAGCACTACCTGGAAAACCAGACACAG CAGGATGAAAGACTCTCAGCTGAGCTCAGTGGAATTTTTGCTACTCCTGTTCATGATATAGCCTTGTACCTGACAGAGTAG